The sequence GAACGGGATTGGGGTAATGGCATGTTGTTCATATAATTTTTCATACGGAGTCGTGCTGTTTTGTTGTAAATTTTCTTTCATTTGTATAGCCTTTGTTAGCGAAATACCAAGTAAGTCAACTAACTCTTTGGGCCGGTACGTGTATAACTTTTCGAGAGTGGGGTCGGTCTCGTAAAGTCGGTTCAATCTGTTCAGCGGCACCGGAAATACATAATGGAGCGCTAGTAGGCGTTTTTCTACATCTGTCAGTTCCATTAAACTCCTCCTTCGGGTAGGTATTACAGTTCATCCCTACTTCATATATATAAAAGATGCAGCGCATAGACCTACACGCTGCATCTTTATATTAATGTGTTTTACACTTTTCGTACAGACCTTTTTCTTTAATTACTTTAATAAGTGTTTCGCCGATAACAGATGGCGTGTCTGCAACTTCAACGCCAGCAGCGTTAAGTGCTTTGATTTTTTCAGCAGCTGTCCCTTTACCACCAGAAATGATAGCGCCAGCGTGGCCCATACGTTTTCCTTCAGGAGCTGTTTGTCCACCGATAAAGCCAACGACAGGCTTCGTCATGTTTGCTTTGATCCATTCAGCAGCTTCTTCTTCACCAGTTCCACCGATTTCACCGATCATCACAACTGCATACGTTTCAGGGTCTTCGTTGAATGCTTTCAATACATCGATAAAGTTAGTCCCATTTACTGGGTCTCCACCGATACCTACAGCAGTCGTTTGACCGATTCCTGCTTGGCTCAATTGGTGAGTAGCTTCATACGTCAATGTACCTGAACGTGAAACGACCCCAACATGACCTTTTGTATGAATGTAACCAGGCATGATACCAATTTTACATTCGTCTGCCGTGATAACGCCTGGGCAGTTCGGGCCGACAAGACGTGTTTTCTTGCCTTCCATATAACGCTTAACTTTTACCATGTCTAGAACTGGGATATGCTCTGTAATACAGATAGTCATATCAAGATTTGCATCTACCGCTTCCAAAATTGCATCTGCTGCAAATGGAGCTGGTACATAGATAACAGAAACGTTTGCACCTGTTGCTTTAACAGCTTCTTCAACCGTGTTGAAAACAGGTACGCCCGCCGCTTCAGTTCCACCTTTACCTGGCGTAACTCCACCGACGATTTTCGTGCCGTATTCAAGCATTTGTTGTGTATGGAAAAGTGCTGTAGCACCTGTAATTCCTTGTACGATAACTTTTGTATCTTTGTTAATAAAAATACTCATCGTTTGTCCCTGCCTTTCTTAACCTACGAGTTCAACAATCTTTTTAGCACCGTCTGCCATTGTATCAGCAGCAATGATGTTCAAGCCTGATTCTTTCAATAGTGCTTTACCTTTGTCGACGTTTGTACCTTCCAAACGAACAACTAATGGCACTTGAAGACCTACTTCTTTTGATGCAGTGATAACACCTTCAGCGATAACGTCACACTTCATGATACCACCGA comes from Sporosarcina sp. FSL K6-3457 and encodes:
- the sucD gene encoding succinate--CoA ligase subunit alpha, translating into MSIFINKDTKVIVQGITGATALFHTQQMLEYGTKIVGGVTPGKGGTEAAGVPVFNTVEEAVKATGANVSVIYVPAPFAADAILEAVDANLDMTICITEHIPVLDMVKVKRYMEGKKTRLVGPNCPGVITADECKIGIMPGYIHTKGHVGVVSRSGTLTYEATHQLSQAGIGQTTAVGIGGDPVNGTNFIDVLKAFNEDPETYAVVMIGEIGGTGEEEAAEWIKANMTKPVVGFIGGQTAPEGKRMGHAGAIISGGKGTAAEKIKALNAAGVEVADTPSVIGETLIKVIKEKGLYEKCKTH